Proteins encoded within one genomic window of uncultured Draconibacterium sp.:
- a CDS encoding IS4 family transposase, producing the protein MSMFKGHNIQISQLLSVIPEALLSELSSTSKVDHYAKVLHGKKLFYLLLYGILENEKLSQRTLEDTFNDPVFKLLFDLEKKETVRRSSISERLSKIDAGYFRQIYECIYDQFSSVYIETERHKHNLIRVDSTIVSDTAGKLMEGINNVGKKAVKYSVAFDGILPCEFKAFTNSSYSSEDIALPEVVLSHVKKEASHQSIYVLDRGLQSTKTMKTFTQNSIRFICRAKEHRKYIELESLISEGQKLDFGESTLITDSRVQLYTGLPIKNKQGNIHYREELVDTEFRLVIIESKEDEGQQYWFISNDFELSTKEIAHAYRRRWDIEVFFRFLKQELNTSHLVSLNKNGMEIMIYMTLIVAMLVLIYKKANRIGYKTAKRRIVMEVRTLAIAVIVTQCGGDPSLFFKT; encoded by the coding sequence ATGTCAATGTTTAAAGGACACAATATTCAAATCAGTCAACTTTTAAGTGTTATCCCGGAAGCACTATTATCGGAGTTATCTTCTACCTCGAAGGTCGATCACTATGCCAAAGTACTGCATGGTAAAAAGCTGTTTTATTTGCTGCTGTATGGAATTTTAGAAAACGAGAAGTTAAGTCAACGTACTTTAGAAGATACTTTTAATGATCCGGTATTTAAACTGTTGTTTGACCTGGAAAAGAAGGAGACTGTTCGACGGAGCTCTATCTCTGAAAGATTATCAAAAATTGATGCAGGCTATTTTAGGCAAATCTATGAATGTATTTACGACCAGTTTTCTTCTGTTTACATTGAAACAGAAAGGCACAAACATAATCTGATACGCGTTGACAGCACAATTGTTAGTGATACTGCTGGCAAGTTAATGGAAGGCATTAATAACGTAGGAAAGAAAGCTGTAAAGTACAGCGTAGCCTTTGATGGCATTTTGCCCTGTGAGTTTAAAGCCTTTACAAACTCCAGCTATTCCAGTGAAGATATCGCTTTGCCCGAAGTTGTTTTGAGTCATGTAAAAAAAGAAGCTAGTCACCAAAGTATATACGTACTTGATAGAGGGTTGCAGTCAACAAAAACAATGAAAACTTTTACTCAAAACTCTATAAGGTTTATATGCAGGGCGAAAGAGCATAGAAAATATATAGAATTAGAATCCCTTATCTCTGAAGGTCAAAAACTTGATTTTGGAGAATCTACATTAATAACAGACAGCAGAGTGCAATTGTATACCGGGCTGCCTATTAAAAATAAGCAAGGAAACATCCATTATCGAGAAGAGTTAGTGGATACTGAGTTTCGGTTGGTAATTATTGAAAGTAAGGAGGATGAAGGACAGCAATATTGGTTTATATCTAACGACTTTGAGCTTTCTACAAAAGAAATAGCCCATGCGTATAGACGAAGGTGGGATATTGAAGTATTTTTTAGATTTCTGAAACAAGAATTAAACACAAGCCATCTTGTTTCTTTAAATAAAAACGGAATGGAAATAATGATATACATGACTCTCATTGTAGCCATGCTCGTTTTAATCTATAAGAAAGCAAATCGTATTGGTTACAAAACTGCCAAAAGAAGAATAGTCATGGAGGTTCGAACCCTTGCTATAGCGGTGATTGTAACTCAATGTGGCGGTGATCCCAGCTTGTTTTTTAAAACATAA